A window from Candidatus Krumholzibacteriota bacterium encodes these proteins:
- a CDS encoding glucose-6-phosphate isomerase, which produces MISLEAYNLKVVSDKDKENSKALEALLSILDREGAGSNMLGWLDLPNTPEFELDAVTKASIRIQDENDCLVVVGIGGSYLGAKAAIEALPEEASFPVIFAGNSLSPGYHDRLMSSLEGKRFALCVISKSGTTTEPAIAFRLLRDKLIERHGKKEALKRIIAITDAEKGALRQTARLEKILTFTIPENVGGRFSVLSPVGLFPCAAAGIPIKEMIDGSSAALKKYTAAEKDNIMIRYALIRYLLHKCGTAVEVLSTFHTELHYFCEWWKQLAGESEGKDGKGLFPASAVMTTDLHSLGQLLQEGRRNLLETFLVAKRPRRDVVIPEDPENLDNLNYIAGRSLGQINYTAYEGTRGAHIHGGIPVISLQIPSITPASLGELFIFFELSVAVTGRLLDVNPFNQPGVEEYKNRMFKLLGKPGVS; this is translated from the coding sequence GTGATTTCTTTAGAAGCGTATAACTTAAAGGTTGTTTCTGATAAAGACAAAGAAAATTCTAAAGCTTTGGAAGCCCTCCTTTCTATTCTAGACAGAGAAGGGGCCGGTTCAAATATGCTCGGATGGCTTGACCTTCCGAATACCCCCGAATTCGAACTGGATGCCGTAACAAAAGCATCAATAAGAATTCAGGATGAAAACGACTGCCTCGTCGTCGTAGGAATAGGGGGATCGTACTTAGGCGCGAAAGCCGCTATTGAGGCCCTTCCGGAAGAAGCGTCATTCCCCGTTATTTTCGCGGGCAACAGCCTTTCCCCCGGATATCACGACAGACTCATGTCCAGTCTTGAAGGAAAGAGGTTCGCCCTATGTGTTATATCCAAATCGGGAACTACCACCGAACCCGCTATAGCCTTCAGGCTGCTAAGAGATAAACTCATCGAGCGGCACGGAAAGAAGGAAGCGTTAAAGAGGATTATAGCAATTACGGACGCCGAAAAGGGAGCCCTGCGGCAGACGGCGCGCCTTGAAAAAATATTGACTTTTACTATTCCGGAAAATGTGGGAGGACGATTCAGCGTTCTCTCCCCGGTTGGACTTTTTCCCTGCGCGGCCGCCGGGATTCCAATAAAAGAAATGATAGATGGTTCATCCGCTGCGCTCAAAAAATACACCGCCGCGGAAAAAGACAATATCATGATCCGCTATGCGCTTATCCGATACTTGCTTCACAAATGCGGAACCGCGGTCGAAGTTCTTTCAACCTTTCACACAGAGCTTCATTATTTCTGTGAATGGTGGAAACAACTTGCCGGTGAATCAGAGGGGAAGGACGGTAAAGGACTTTTTCCCGCTTCAGCCGTTATGACGACCGATCTGCATTCCCTGGGACAGCTTCTCCAGGAGGGCAGGAGAAATCTTCTTGAAACATTTCTCGTGGCAAAGCGGCCGAGACGCGATGTAGTAATTCCTGAAGATCCGGAAAATCTTGACAACCTTAATTACATAGCGGGAAGATCCTTAGGCCAGATCAACTACACGGCGTACGAAGGAACGAGGGGTGCTCATATCCATGGAGGAATTCCGGTTATTTCACTTCAGATCCCCTCTATCACTCCCGCTTCTTTAGGAGAACTTTTTATCTTCTTTGAGCTGTCAGTCGCCGTAACCGGACGGCTGCTTGATGTAAACCCCTTTAATCAACCGGGAGTGGAGGAATACAAAAACAGAATGTTTAAGCTTCTCGGAAAACCCGGAGTTTCTTGA
- the ftcD gene encoding glutamate formimidoyltransferase, giving the protein MKIVECVPNFSEGRDLEKIKKITGEIESVKDITLLDVDPGKDTNRTVVTFIGPPDAIVEAAFRAISKASELIDMSTHSGTHMRMGATDVVPFVPVSDITMEDCVELAKALGRRVGEELDIPVYLYENAASRPERKNLATVRKGEYEGLGEKLKDPEWKPDFGKARFNKKSGATIIGAREFLIAYNVNLNTRDRKVAREIAFTIREKGRLKRDANRKVVRDENGKALRDPGIFKDVKAVGWYMDDFGRAQVSINLINYKVSPPHLVFDQCRRIAGELGVRVTGSELVGLLPIEAILEAGRHYLRKAGKSTGVTQSELIHIADLSLGLSDLYPFEPEKKIIEYQIKREDSLNNMTVTDFVDELSADSPAPGGGSVAALCGSISGALSSMVAALTHGKKKYKDVFDEMEELGVRAQNLKDEFLADVDRDTDAFNEVMSAMRLPGKKKEDKEIRDEAIEEATKNATLVPLNVLKRTQEASRLARIAFEKGNRNSLSDAAVAALTAASAAEGAFLNIIINLGGINDEKFKADILKEAEKIRRNVTKETEKTVLKTKKALSEQD; this is encoded by the coding sequence ATGAAAATTGTAGAATGTGTCCCCAATTTCAGCGAAGGTCGCGACCTTGAGAAAATCAAAAAGATCACCGGCGAGATTGAATCGGTAAAGGATATAACTCTTCTCGATGTAGATCCCGGCAAGGATACCAACCGGACTGTGGTCACCTTTATAGGGCCGCCCGACGCAATAGTGGAAGCGGCTTTCAGGGCAATATCGAAGGCTTCAGAACTGATAGATATGTCAACCCACAGCGGGACTCATATGAGAATGGGAGCGACAGATGTAGTGCCTTTCGTTCCCGTGTCTGATATCACGATGGAAGATTGCGTTGAACTGGCAAAGGCGCTCGGCAGGCGCGTGGGGGAAGAACTTGATATACCGGTATATCTATACGAAAACGCTGCTTCCCGTCCCGAAAGGAAAAATCTCGCCACTGTGAGAAAAGGGGAATATGAAGGACTCGGGGAAAAATTGAAGGACCCCGAATGGAAACCGGATTTCGGAAAGGCGCGTTTCAACAAGAAATCAGGCGCTACTATTATAGGGGCGAGAGAATTCCTGATAGCCTATAACGTTAATCTCAACACGAGAGACAGGAAAGTTGCCAGAGAAATTGCCTTTACAATTCGCGAAAAGGGACGTCTCAAGAGAGACGCCAACAGGAAGGTAGTACGTGATGAAAACGGGAAGGCACTCAGAGATCCGGGCATATTTAAAGATGTAAAGGCAGTAGGGTGGTATATGGATGATTTCGGGCGGGCTCAGGTCTCGATAAATCTGATAAATTATAAAGTATCACCGCCTCATCTCGTATTTGATCAATGCCGCAGAATCGCCGGAGAGCTCGGCGTAAGGGTAACAGGGAGCGAGCTTGTGGGGCTCCTGCCGATCGAGGCAATACTGGAAGCGGGAAGACATTATCTTAGAAAAGCCGGTAAAAGCACCGGAGTAACTCAATCGGAACTTATTCATATAGCAGATCTCTCTCTTGGGTTAAGCGACCTTTACCCCTTCGAACCGGAGAAGAAGATAATCGAATACCAGATAAAGCGTGAGGACAGTCTCAACAATATGACTGTTACAGATTTCGTTGATGAGCTGTCGGCGGATTCTCCCGCGCCGGGCGGAGGAAGCGTGGCGGCCCTTTGCGGATCTATCAGCGGAGCTTTATCTTCCATGGTTGCGGCTCTCACTCACGGGAAGAAAAAATACAAGGACGTTTTCGATGAGATGGAAGAATTGGGTGTTAGAGCGCAGAATCTCAAAGATGAGTTTCTAGCCGATGTGGACAGGGATACAGACGCTTTTAACGAAGTTATGAGCGCGATGCGTCTTCCGGGGAAAAAGAAAGAGGACAAGGAGATTCGCGACGAAGCTATTGAGGAAGCAACCAAGAACGCCACTCTCGTGCCCCTGAATGTTTTAAAGAGAACTCAGGAAGCGTCCAGATTGGCGCGTATCGCCTTTGAAAAAGGCAATAGAAACAGTCTCAGCGACGCAGCTGTCGCCGCCCTGACTGCCGCGAGCGCCGCTGAGGGGGCTTTCCTCAATATAATTATCAATCTGGGCGGGATAAATGACGAGAAATTCAAAGCGGATATACTTAAAGAAGCTGAAAAAATAAGAAGGAATGTAACCAAAGAGACAGAAAAGACGGTTCTGAAAACGAAAAAGGCTCTTTCTGAACAGGATTAA
- a CDS encoding sugar phosphate isomerase/epimerase family protein translates to MIGKSMVFYLSTHLERLEHELDLITREGFYPEVRMANTDALFKFSDSDLGRMRDEVERRGMSVFSHGPFFGLDIASMDRGISEYTRDCLMRGIEVTASLGGKIMVMHTGYLPYFSRGGRKHWFRNWGERIRPVVEEAEKRDVTIALENTWDDKPEILLRLADIIPDYRFSICLDTGHINCFSRVSLQGWWDKVGGRVEVLHLHDNDGLSDDHLPAGRGIFDFRNLAGKLSEIDKLPLLDLEVDFIGAEESRSYLEGLFKEKGIK, encoded by the coding sequence TTGATTGGAAAGTCGATGGTTTTTTATCTCAGCACACACTTGGAAAGACTTGAACACGAGCTGGATTTAATTACCAGGGAAGGATTTTATCCCGAGGTAAGGATGGCGAACACGGACGCTCTTTTCAAATTCTCTGATTCCGACCTCGGCAGGATGAGGGACGAGGTTGAGAGGCGGGGGATGAGCGTGTTTTCCCATGGTCCGTTCTTCGGTCTCGATATAGCCAGTATGGATCGCGGGATTTCTGAATACACCCGTGATTGTCTGATGAGAGGGATTGAAGTTACTGCTTCTCTCGGAGGAAAAATAATGGTAATGCACACCGGGTATCTGCCTTATTTTTCAAGAGGGGGAAGAAAGCACTGGTTTAGAAACTGGGGCGAAAGGATAAGGCCTGTTGTGGAAGAAGCGGAGAAGAGAGATGTTACGATTGCTCTTGAGAATACATGGGACGATAAACCGGAGATTCTCCTGCGTCTGGCTGATATTATTCCTGATTATCGTTTCAGTATTTGTCTGGATACCGGACATATAAACTGTTTTTCCCGGGTTTCCCTTCAAGGGTGGTGGGATAAAGTCGGAGGCAGAGTCGAGGTGCTGCACTTACACGATAATGACGGGCTCTCCGATGATCATCTTCCCGCGGGACGGGGTATTTTTGATTTTCGTAACCTCGCCGGGAAACTGAGTGAGATTGATAAACTGCCTCTGTTGGATCTTGAAGTTGATTTCATAGGCGCTGAAGAGAGCAGAAGTTATCTTGAAGGGCTTTTCAAGGAAAAGGGAATCAAGTAG
- a CDS encoding translation elongation factor-like protein: MKEVEIGHVTDFFGHIDVAAVEVTAEGIKIGDTLHFKGHTTDFTQEVKSLQIEHDQVEEAGAGSSVGIKVKDKARSGDTVFKVIDD; the protein is encoded by the coding sequence ATGAAGGAAGTAGAGATTGGCCACGTCACTGATTTTTTTGGCCATATCGACGTTGCGGCTGTTGAAGTTACGGCGGAAGGTATCAAAATCGGCGACACTCTTCATTTCAAGGGACATACTACAGATTTCACACAAGAGGTTAAATCCCTGCAGATTGAACATGATCAGGTTGAGGAGGCGGGCGCTGGTTCAAGTGTTGGAATCAAAGTTAAAGATAAGGCGAGGTCCGGCGATACCGTTTTTAAGGTAATAGACGATTAG
- a CDS encoding phosphotransferase: MDTITELAAYSLKMAARLPGGPLNASARVIPFSKSGSNRYFFRLSDGNRSAVALIDPRPDGEFEDYISIGKFLWRNGIGVPEFYSVDRERGIVVMEDLGDLSLEITVKKDNTDKIMPLYKRCLDLLCELQTDITSAIKEENMLSGKLFDKNRLLSETSYFEDEFLTRFQSYRIPKGWKNEKEKLAEIISSQPLVFMHRDFQSRNIIIEKNKPRIIDFQTAHLGPGMYDTVSLLKDPYVSLSEHDRRSLLAYLYNILEERGAHNRMSYEEFISLFVTTGIQRNLQTLAAFAKLGYSDGKKLFLESIPAGLRLLEEGAGVNNSYPAIEEMAKDLLTIVESENTPPSG, translated from the coding sequence ATGGACACCATCACTGAACTTGCCGCGTACTCTTTGAAAATGGCAGCCCGATTGCCCGGCGGACCGCTTAATGCTTCAGCCCGCGTAATCCCATTCTCTAAAAGCGGTTCCAACCGCTATTTCTTTCGTCTCAGCGACGGAAACCGTTCCGCTGTCGCACTTATCGATCCTCGCCCAGACGGAGAATTCGAAGATTACATATCGATCGGGAAATTCCTCTGGCGCAACGGAATCGGCGTCCCCGAATTCTATTCTGTCGATCGAGAACGAGGCATTGTCGTAATGGAAGATCTTGGCGATCTAAGTCTTGAGATTACAGTAAAAAAGGACAACACAGATAAAATAATGCCGCTCTACAAAAGATGTCTCGATCTTTTATGCGAATTGCAGACCGATATTACCTCCGCAATTAAAGAGGAGAATATGCTGAGCGGAAAACTCTTTGACAAAAACAGACTCCTAAGTGAAACAAGTTATTTCGAGGACGAGTTTCTAACCAGATTTCAATCTTACAGAATTCCGAAAGGATGGAAGAATGAAAAAGAAAAACTCGCGGAAATAATCTCATCCCAACCCCTCGTTTTTATGCACAGGGATTTTCAAAGCAGAAACATTATTATAGAAAAGAACAAACCCAGAATAATTGATTTTCAGACAGCCCATCTCGGCCCCGGAATGTACGATACTGTCTCCCTTCTAAAAGATCCTTACGTATCTCTGTCCGAGCACGACAGAAGGAGTCTGCTCGCGTATCTATATAATATACTGGAAGAAAGAGGCGCGCATAACCGCATGAGTTATGAGGAATTCATCAGCCTGTTTGTAACAACCGGAATTCAGCGAAACCTGCAGACTCTAGCCGCGTTTGCCAAACTGGGCTACAGTGACGGCAAAAAGCTCTTTCTTGAATCAATTCCTGCCGGCTTGCGGCTTCTAGAAGAAGGAGCCGGAGTTAACAACTCCTATCCGGCAATAGAAGAGATGGCAAAAGATCTTTTGACTATAGTAGAAAGCGAAAATACTCCGCCATCCGGATAA
- a CDS encoding NDP-sugar synthase, translated as MNANLKKKVIIFSCIDMKSNNVIKDKLCGVILAAGYGRRMTPLSSFIPKPLLPVLGKPLINIIAKKLIRTGASSVHVNTHHLSESFDKGLISPDLPVTFHTEDRILDTGGGIGNMAGSLDNCELILIHNGDIISNIDYAPAIDFHQKQNALITLILTESGGNNGKEVSVKSTLSTPPPRIEISDKMRVVGIRTKSPDNSASAKLAGYTGMAILSREALRFFPSGKNIGLIEILLEIIKKNAGRISGYIAGSLTEGILWSDIGSPESYLELHRRILTGQVTFDPEVVPPAIPLHTGPNAVIARDTSWRGFLEIGSGAVIEQNCELENCVILPETIVKRGTKIKNCILFPEGQLEAKGL; from the coding sequence ATGAACGCGAATTTAAAGAAGAAAGTAATAATTTTTTCCTGTATTGATATGAAAAGTAATAACGTTATCAAAGATAAGCTTTGCGGAGTGATTCTCGCGGCGGGATACGGAAGAAGGATGACCCCCCTTTCATCATTCATACCGAAACCCCTTCTTCCCGTTCTGGGAAAACCGCTGATAAATATAATAGCAAAAAAACTGATAAGAACCGGAGCTTCTTCCGTGCACGTTAATACTCACCATCTATCTGAATCTTTCGATAAGGGTCTAATCAGCCCCGATCTTCCCGTCACCTTTCATACTGAAGATAGAATTCTCGATACCGGAGGCGGCATAGGGAATATGGCCGGCTCGCTTGACAACTGCGAACTTATTCTAATACATAACGGCGATATAATATCCAATATTGATTACGCTCCCGCTATCGATTTCCACCAAAAACAAAATGCCCTGATAACGCTGATTCTTACAGAAAGCGGGGGAAATAACGGGAAAGAAGTTTCCGTAAAATCAACCCTTTCCACACCTCCTCCCCGGATTGAAATATCTGATAAAATGCGAGTAGTTGGAATAAGAACTAAGAGCCCCGATAACTCAGCTTCGGCCAAACTTGCCGGTTATACCGGTATGGCAATACTCTCCAGAGAAGCCCTCAGATTCTTTCCATCCGGCAAAAATATAGGGCTTATAGAAATTCTTCTTGAGATCATAAAGAAGAACGCGGGAAGAATTTCGGGATATATAGCCGGCAGCTTAACTGAGGGGATTTTATGGAGCGATATAGGATCGCCTGAAAGCTACCTCGAGCTTCACAGAAGAATATTGACAGGACAGGTCACATTCGACCCGGAAGTTGTTCCGCCCGCTATACCTCTTCATACGGGGCCGAACGCCGTAATCGCCCGGGATACTTCATGGAGGGGATTTCTTGAAATCGGCTCCGGAGCTGTAATTGAGCAAAACTGCGAACTGGAAAATTGCGTAATTCTACCCGAGACAATTGTAAAGAGGGGAACAAAGATAAAAAACTGCATACTGTTTCCTGAAGGACAACTTGAGGCGAAAGGATTGTAA
- a CDS encoding DUF1343 domain-containing protein yields MVKTGCDILAGGKCARLRGKRTGVLANPASVTSDLRHITEILQSNKIELKAIFGPQHGFAGETQANMIEWESYEQPGSGIPVYSLYGKTREPTDEMLSGLEQILIDLPDIGTRCYTYLWTAALMLKACAEKGIKVIIADRPNPIGGESVEGTVIDRGFESFVGLFPLTIRHGLTIGEALTMINENEDKKCELDIIRISGWKRSMHFRDTSLRWIMPSPNIPRAGTALLYPGMVLLEGTNISEGRGTARPFEIIGAPWIDPRALADELTKRAPGAIFRPLRFNPTWDKYRGEICGGVQIHITDRERFKPVRTGALAIRTAASLYPGEFEWTRPPYEYEREKMPIDIITGSDSFRNTINRGAGLKELFESWLEDEREFKEESNNFFLY; encoded by the coding sequence TTGGTAAAAACAGGTTGCGATATACTGGCCGGGGGAAAGTGCGCCCGGCTCAGGGGTAAAAGGACCGGCGTTCTGGCCAATCCAGCCTCTGTGACGTCAGACCTGCGGCATATTACCGAAATTCTCCAATCAAACAAGATAGAGTTAAAAGCGATATTCGGCCCTCAGCACGGCTTCGCGGGAGAAACGCAGGCTAATATGATTGAGTGGGAGAGCTATGAGCAGCCCGGCTCTGGGATTCCCGTCTATTCTCTATACGGAAAGACACGCGAACCGACTGACGAAATGCTGAGCGGTCTCGAACAAATTCTAATAGACCTTCCAGATATTGGAACAAGATGCTATACTTACCTCTGGACCGCCGCGTTGATGCTCAAAGCCTGCGCTGAAAAGGGCATCAAAGTGATTATAGCGGACAGGCCGAACCCCATAGGAGGAGAATCTGTTGAAGGCACTGTTATCGACAGGGGCTTTGAATCATTTGTCGGACTCTTCCCGCTTACGATAAGGCACGGGCTGACGATCGGCGAAGCCCTTACAATGATAAATGAAAATGAAGATAAAAAATGCGAGCTGGATATAATAAGGATTTCCGGATGGAAAAGATCAATGCACTTTCGGGATACATCCCTGAGATGGATCATGCCTTCACCTAATATACCACGTGCCGGGACAGCTCTCCTCTATCCCGGAATGGTTCTTCTGGAAGGCACTAACATCTCTGAAGGTAGAGGTACCGCACGCCCGTTTGAAATTATAGGCGCCCCATGGATCGATCCCCGCGCCCTGGCGGACGAACTCACGAAACGGGCCCCCGGAGCCATCTTCCGCCCATTGCGTTTTAACCCAACCTGGGATAAATACCGCGGTGAGATCTGCGGCGGTGTGCAGATTCATATCACAGACAGAGAAAGATTCAAGCCGGTAAGGACAGGAGCCCTTGCGATTCGAACCGCGGCGAGTTTATACCCCGGAGAGTTTGAATGGACGAGGCCACCTTACGAATATGAACGAGAGAAAATGCCAATTGATATTATCACAGGAAGCGATAGTTTTAGAAATACAATCAACAGAGGAGCTGGCCTGAAAGAGCTATTTGAATCCTGGCTCGAGGATGAACGCGAATTTAAAGAAGAAAGTAATAATTTTTTCCTGTATTGA
- a CDS encoding Ig-like domain-containing protein: MLKHFGFSLALIFVVAGLVIFCGCSEESADGPEPDTTPPTVVATEPADGAADVSRSGPFWVLFSEEMDKESVVDNMSFQPDGSLDIGYNTYWEGDTIFITPSSSLAGATDYIITVSELSEDLAENQLSDDYLINFTTTSLEDITPPDVLSTTPDDGAVDVTSVITVEIEFSEPVSVPSYDLETQSFITFDPYPDNGDISVEGSTLILQNLVFPQDTTVEITILGGSGNITDLADNPLATDYGFSFVIAADDTRPTLVSATPSNGAAGVSTGLSEMIFNFSEPMYPEINMLPENIDARIENAVSVSGNPWNSDYTSMTVPVLSDRVAPGCTYWVRFAAEDMAGNRIDPDPTPYEFTTSGTVSYFPVDNGNTWYLSRSGPSYEKHYILNYTPGDGTFDIVYEDSTGSGCEVYDIWHMKKTSTEIQMLGRTGYDDGSVSEEMTWDSPLTFYKLPILDNLDEQWALDTGFDMHVIEGETDTTFSATLTGTVTMASAPVDIVFNEGVLQGTFKSCAKHNLSITISVAHPDSGSVIMAQIDEDKFLAPGVGVIKQITDDLESSGIDTLSVERWEY; this comes from the coding sequence ATGCTTAAACATTTTGGCTTTTCCCTGGCATTAATCTTCGTTGTTGCCGGGCTTGTCATTTTCTGCGGATGCTCAGAAGAGAGTGCCGATGGACCTGAGCCGGACACAACTCCCCCTACTGTTGTAGCTACTGAGCCAGCAGACGGCGCGGCCGATGTTTCCAGAAGCGGGCCGTTCTGGGTACTCTTCAGCGAGGAGATGGATAAAGAATCGGTGGTGGACAACATGTCATTCCAACCCGACGGGTCACTGGATATCGGATACAATACTTACTGGGAAGGCGACACTATTTTTATTACTCCATCTTCTTCTCTTGCCGGAGCAACAGATTATATAATAACAGTCTCAGAATTAAGCGAGGATCTGGCGGAAAATCAGCTCAGTGACGATTATCTTATTAATTTTACGACAACAAGTTTAGAGGATATTACACCTCCCGATGTTTTATCCACAACGCCTGATGACGGAGCGGTAGATGTTACTTCGGTCATTACTGTCGAGATTGAATTCAGCGAACCTGTAAGTGTTCCTTCATACGACCTGGAAACTCAATCTTTTATCACATTTGATCCTTACCCGGACAACGGCGATATTTCCGTTGAGGGTTCCACACTAATACTTCAAAACCTTGTCTTTCCGCAGGATACCACAGTGGAAATTACAATTCTGGGAGGAAGTGGAAATATCACAGACCTCGCGGATAATCCTCTCGCAACGGACTACGGTTTCAGCTTCGTTATTGCGGCGGATGACACAAGACCGACACTTGTAAGCGCCACGCCTTCAAACGGCGCTGCGGGAGTTTCAACTGGTCTTTCAGAGATGATTTTTAATTTCAGTGAACCTATGTATCCCGAGATTAATATGCTTCCGGAAAATATTGACGCCAGAATAGAAAACGCCGTGTCAGTATCCGGAAATCCCTGGAATTCAGATTATACCAGTATGACAGTTCCTGTGCTGAGCGACCGCGTAGCTCCCGGGTGTACATACTGGGTAAGGTTTGCCGCTGAGGACATGGCTGGAAATAGAATAGATCCGGACCCCACACCCTACGAGTTTACAACTTCCGGGACTGTCAGTTACTTCCCCGTAGACAACGGCAACACCTGGTATTTAAGCAGAAGCGGACCGTCTTATGAAAAACATTATATATTAAACTACACCCCGGGTGACGGTACTTTTGACATCGTATACGAGGACTCTACCGGCAGCGGCTGTGAAGTGTATGATATCTGGCACATGAAAAAAACATCGACTGAAATTCAGATGCTGGGGCGCACCGGGTATGATGACGGATCTGTTTCAGAAGAGATGACATGGGACAGCCCCCTTACATTCTACAAGCTCCCTATACTTGATAATCTAGACGAACAATGGGCTCTGGACACTGGTTTCGATATGCATGTAATAGAAGGGGAAACGGATACAACATTTAGCGCCACCTTAACGGGAACTGTAACGATGGCCTCTGCTCCCGTCGATATTGTCTTTAATGAAGGAGTACTTCAGGGAACCTTTAAATCGTGCGCAAAGCACAATCTATCGATTACAATCTCAGTAGCCCACCCTGATAGTGGATCTGTGATCATGGCCCAGATAGATGAGGACAAATTCCTTGCTCCGGGAGTTGGTGTCATAAAACAAATTACAGATGATTTGGAATCATCCGGAATAGACACACTTTCTGTAGAAAGATGGGAATACTAA
- a CDS encoding peptide-binding protein, with translation MVLTRNKYHFILSVLFICVFLFSSCADNKDREGGESTLIVGEMSNYEGLNPMSTTDAHARDIYNLLFLSLLDENDDFLTFSPRLAHSWEFSDDRRELTFHLREDVTWSDGRKFTSEDVAATFRMQVDTSTVWSGRHLKEHIDSVEVVDEYKVVYHFNHIYPYQLMDAVDGPIMPAHIIETTDHGKFGRIPAEELPVTGPFEIEKWEKGQSLILAANENYYEDNKPRLNRVIFKIIPDQVTLVTQLLDGEIDCMESVPPAEVEKIKKNNNRLRVFDFPTRAYIYLGWNGAREPFDNPRVRRALTMAIDRKLIIDNLYYGYAEMCCGPFVPLIWAYNPDLEPLPFDPDEAEAILREEGYSDEDGDGFLDKNGKRLEFSIITNHGNQIRADIQVMIQQMLSKIGVKVNPVLLEWTVMLEKHKASDFDGIISAWRVGTKADLAPIWSCRARGKGGYNRVDYCNSEVDSLNKLATSMLDFEKAKPLFCRAQQIIHDDQPYTFLYIPHSLFVISKRFGGVEPDAIGIYHYLYDWYAKN, from the coding sequence GTGGTTCTAACAAGAAACAAATATCACTTTATCTTATCAGTTCTCTTTATTTGTGTGTTTCTTTTCTCTTCGTGCGCCGATAATAAAGATAGAGAGGGGGGGGAAAGCACTCTCATTGTTGGTGAGATGAGTAATTACGAAGGGTTAAACCCGATGTCGACAACCGATGCTCACGCCAGGGACATATATAATCTTCTCTTTCTGTCACTCCTCGATGAAAATGACGATTTTCTTACCTTCAGTCCGAGGCTGGCTCATTCATGGGAGTTTTCAGATGACCGCCGTGAGCTCACCTTTCACTTAAGAGAGGATGTGACCTGGAGTGACGGAAGAAAATTTACCTCGGAGGACGTTGCCGCGACATTCAGAATGCAGGTAGACACTTCGACAGTATGGAGCGGCCGTCATTTAAAGGAACATATAGACAGTGTGGAAGTTGTTGATGAATACAAGGTTGTGTATCACTTTAATCATATATATCCCTACCAGCTTATGGACGCGGTAGATGGTCCCATCATGCCGGCTCATATTATTGAAACCACCGACCACGGAAAATTCGGGAGAATACCCGCCGAGGAACTTCCCGTAACGGGACCCTTTGAGATTGAGAAGTGGGAAAAGGGCCAGTCGCTGATACTCGCGGCGAATGAAAATTATTACGAGGATAACAAGCCTCGTCTAAACAGAGTAATATTCAAGATTATACCTGATCAGGTTACACTTGTCACACAGCTTCTAGATGGTGAAATCGACTGCATGGAAAGTGTTCCTCCAGCTGAAGTCGAAAAAATAAAGAAGAATAATAACCGGCTGAGAGTTTTTGATTTTCCAACGAGGGCGTATATATATCTGGGGTGGAACGGAGCCAGGGAGCCTTTTGACAATCCGCGCGTCAGAAGAGCACTGACAATGGCTATCGATAGAAAACTGATTATAGACAACCTTTACTACGGTTACGCGGAAATGTGCTGCGGGCCTTTTGTTCCTCTTATATGGGCGTATAATCCAGACCTCGAACCTCTCCCCTTTGATCCGGATGAGGCTGAGGCGATACTCCGGGAAGAGGGGTACAGCGACGAAGATGGCGACGGGTTCCTCGATAAGAACGGTAAGAGGCTTGAATTTTCAATTATCACTAATCACGGTAATCAGATACGCGCTGATATACAGGTAATGATTCAGCAGATGCTGAGTAAGATAGGAGTGAAAGTGAATCCGGTTTTGCTCGAATGGACCGTAATGCTGGAAAAACATAAGGCATCGGATTTTGACGGAATAATAAGCGCCTGGCGCGTGGGAACTAAAGCAGATCTTGCTCCGATATGGAGTTGCCGGGCAAGAGGGAAAGGTGGTTATAACCGTGTTGATTACTGTAACAGCGAGGTTGACAGTTTGAACAAACTTGCTACAAGTATGCTGGATTTTGAAAAGGCGAAGCCACTTTTCTGCCGGGCTCAGCAGATTATCCATGATGATCAGCCGTATACATTTCTCTATATTCCCCACAGTCTCTTTGTTATAAGTAAGCGTTTCGGAGGGGTTGAGCCTGACGCTATAGGTATCTATCATTATCTGTATGACTGGTACGCGAAGAATTAG